CGTTCCCCTTCGTCCGCGACGAGAAGTGAGCCCGCGCCGATGACCTCCCGCAAGGCCCCGCAGATCCCCCCGTCGCCGCCGATCCGCCCCGGCGCCCCCGTCGTCGTCATGGCGGGCGGGGCGGGGGTTCCGGCGCGCAAGTGGGCGCCGGTCGTCGCGGAGCTTTCCGACGCCCGCGCCCCCGACGGCGGACCGTACCCGTACGTGATCGTCGATCGTCCCGGGCTGGGGCGGCGGCGCGCGTGGACCTTCGGCGACGTCCCGGATTTCGGCGACGAGGTCGGCCGCGTGGTCCACGATCTGCGCCGGTGCCGCGAGGAGGGGGCGTCGCCGGTGATTCTCGCGGTCCACTCGGCGGCCGGGTTCCTGGCGGAGGGCGCCGTGCGCGCCAATCCGGGCCTGGTGGACGGGGTGCTGCTCATCGACGTCTCCGTGGTCGAGGACGCCGGCCGCCCGTCGCCGGTGTTCGAGGCGGTGTCGCATGCGACCGGCCTGACGCTGGAACCGCTGGTGCGGTGGGCGTGGCCCCGTATGCGGCGCGGCGAGCTGTCGTCGATGCTGCTGGAAAACGCCGTGTTCTCCCGGTGGGCGCGCGATCTGCGGGACCTGCGGGCGGTGGATGCGGCGGTCGGCGACGCCGGCGGGTCCGGCCGCGTCCGCGCCGTCACGGCGGTCACGGACATCTTCGCCGTGCCGAAGCGGCGCCTGCGCGCGGGCGAGGATCCCGCGGCGGTCGCGGCGGCCGCCCGCGGGCGGGAGGCGCATCTGCGCGTGTGGGGCGAACTGGCGGGGGGCTCCCGAGACGGCGAAGACGGGCCGGAAGTGGCTATCCTCGCGCCGTGCCCGCACATGGTCATGACCCATCGCCCCGCCGACGTCGTCGCGCAGATCTCCGCCCTCGTCGCGCGGACGTCTCCGCGCGCCCCGGCATGAACGGGCCGGGCACGCCGATGGTGGACCGGCGGACCGTCGTAAAGCTGCTCGGCCTGGCCGCCGCCGGCTTCGCGGTCGGGGGCGTGGCCACGTGCGACGGGCCGCGGGGCGTGTCCGAGAAGGACGCCGGGGCCGCCGGTGCGGTGCGGTACTCCTACGGGTGGCATGAGCGGCAGGTCGGGGACCTCTTCCTGCCCCAGGGGGCCAAACGCGACGGCGCCGGGCCGCTGCCGCTGGCCGTGATGATCCACGGCGGCGGCTGGTCGGGGTTCTCCACCGCCGCATCCACCGGGCACATGGCCGCCGACCTGGCGCGGCGCGGCATGGCCGTGTGGAACATCGAGTACCGCGGCAGCGGGCGCGGCGGCGGGTGGCCGCACACGTACGTCGACGTCGCCGCCGCGATGGACCACGTGCCCAAGCTGGCCGGGCAGGCCGACGTGGAGATCGACCTCGACCGCGTCACCGTCACCGGCGTCAGCGCCGGCGGCAACCTCGCGGCGTGGGCGGCGGGGCGGACGATGCTGCCGCCGGAGATCCCCGGTTCGCGGCCGAAGTTCCCCGTGCGCAACTGCGTGGCCATCTGCGGCGTGTACGACCTGGCCAAGGCGTTCCGGGCGGGCGACAAGCACATCGTCCCGCTGCTCGGCGGCCCGCCCGAGGCTTACCCCGACCGCTACCGCGACGCTTCGCCCGTCTTCCACGTCGACCCCGGCGTGCGCATGTCCGTGCTGCACGGCCGCAACGATCGCACCGTCTCCTTCGAGCAGGCCACCGTCTACGCCGACGCCGCCCGCGCCGCCGGCAACCCCGTCGATCTGCGGATCCTCCACGACGCCGACCACGGCTCCTGGGGCAAGATCCACGGAGCCCCGTGGGCGCTGGCGAAGAAGGCCATCGCCGGACAGCTGGGCCTGAGCGCGTAGCGGCGCCTTGCCTGGCCCCGCCCGCGATTTAGGCTTTCCCCATGACCGTCACCGCCTTCCTCGCACTGCTCGGCGTCTGGTTCGCGGCGATCTGCTCGCCGGGGCCGGATCTGCTGTGCCTGGTGCGCATCGCCACGCGGTCGCGGGCGCGGGGGCTGGCCGCCGCGGCGGGAATCGTCGCGGGCATCCTCGTGTGGCTGGTGCTGACGCTCGCCGGACTCGGCGCGCTGCTCGCCGCCGCGCCGTGGCTGCTGTCGGTTCTGCAGATCGCCGGCGGCGCGTACCTGCTGTGGCTCGGCTTCTCCGCGCTGCGGGCGGGCGTGCGCGCGTTGCGCGGCGGCGGGGCGCCGTCCCCGGACCCGCTTGACGACGCCCACGTCCCCGCCGAGCAGCGCCCCGGCCTGACCGGCGCATTCCTGCAGGGCCTGTTCACCAACCTGTCCAATCCGAAGGCCGTCATCTTCTTCGGTGCGGTGTTCACCAGGTTCATCGAGCCGGGCATGGGCTTCGGGCAGCAGGCGCTCATCGTGGCCGTCTTGGCGGCCTGCTCCATCGCGTGGTTCGGCGGTGTCGCCCGGGGCCTCGGCCACCCCGCATTCGCCGGGGCGCTGCACCGCGCCGGGCCGTGGATCGACGCCGTCTCCGGCGCCATTTTCCTGATCCTCGCCGTCGCCGTGATCGCCGAAGGCGCCGGCTCCCTCTGACGAAACCGGGCGGTTGCGGACCACGTGGGCGTCGTCAAGCACACCCCACCGCCCGCGCCCCGCCCGCCAACGCTGGTAGGAACGACGTCAGGCAGGTTGCGGCGGCGCCCCGCGCGCCACCGGCACCCCGCGAACGACGACACGGGCGGCCCCGCGGCCGCCGCACACGCACCACCAGCTGGAGGAACAATCATGGGCAAGCCCGTCGCAGTAGTCACCGGCGCATCCTCGGGAATCGGCGCCGCCACAGCCGCCGCACTCGCCGCCGCGGGATACGAAGTCGTGCTCGGCGCGCGGCGCGCCGACAAACTCGCCGAGGTCGCCCGCCGCATCGGCGACGCCGGCGGAACGGCGCGGGTCGTCGAACTCGACGTCACCGACCAAACCGCCGTCGACGCCCTCGCCGCCGAGGTCCAGTCATGCGACGTGCTGGTCAACAATGCCGGCGGCGCCCTGGGCATGGAATCCGTCGAAGACGCCGTCGAGGAAAAATGGCGCTGGATGTACGACGTCAACGTCCTGGGCACCCTCCGCGTCACCCGCGCCCTGCTGCCCGCGCTGAAGGCCGCGAAAGGCGCCGTGATCACCATCGGCTCCATCGCCGCCCGCCAGAACTACCCCGGCGGCGCCGGATACAACGCCGCCAAGCACGGCGAACGCGCCCTGACCGAGGTGCTGCGCCAGGAGATCGCCGCCGACGGCGTCCGTGTCACCGAAATCGACCCCGGCCGCGTGCACACCGACTTCTCGCTCGTGCGCTTCGACGGAGACGCCGAGAAGGCCGGCCGCGTCTACGAGGGCGTCGAGTCGCTGACCGCCGAGGACGTCGCCGAAGTGATCACCTTCGTGGCCACCCGCCCCGCGCACGTCAACATCGACTTCCTGCAGATCACCCCCATCGACCAGGCCGGCAACGCCGCGCCGAAGCCGGTGAAGTAGGCGTGGCGGGGAACGGGGAAGCCGGCGTGGGCGGCGGTGCGCGCGGTTCTGGCGGGGGAGAAAGTCTGCCCGTGGATGGCGACGCCGGCGTGGGCGGTGGTGCGATTGGCTCCGCTGTGGAGCGTGCGGGCGGCCGCCCGATTGCGCTGATCACCGGAGCGTCGCGGGGGATCGGCCGTGCGGTGGCGCTCGATCTCGGGCGCGACCATCACGTCCTCGTCGGTGCGACGACCGCCGAAGGGGCGGAGGCCGTGGTGTCGGAGCTGCCCTCCGCCGAGGCGTTCGTCGCCGACCTGACGGACCCCGACCAAGTCGCCGCCGCCGTCGCGCGGGCGGGGCTCGACGGTGGTGGTGCAGGCGGCGGTGTCGGGGAGAACGGGGGCGGCGCGGCGGATGCGCCGGCGTCGCGGAAGCCGCGGCTCGACGTGTTGGTTCATTCGGCCGGGATATGGGCGAAGAGCACCGTCGCCGACGCCGACCGCGACGAATGGTCGAGGTTGCTGGACATCAACGTCGTCGCCGTCGTCGACCTGACCCGCCGCTTGCTGCCGGCGCTCCGCGAGGGGCACGGCACGGTCGTGGCGATCAACTCGGGCTCCGGCTACAAGTCGGGGCCGGGCCTGGGCCTGTATTCGGCGTCGAAGTTCGCGTTGCGCGCCATAACCGACGCCCTGCGCGAAGAGGAGCGTGGCCGCGTGCGCGTCTCCTCCGTCCACCCGGGTCGCGTGGACACCGACATGCAGGTGCAGATCATGGGCGCCGACGGCTACGACGGCTCGAAGTACGTCCACGTCGACTCCATCGCCGCCGCCGTGCGGCTGTGCGTCGATGCGACGGATGACTGCATCGTGGAGGAAGTAACCGTCCGCCCGCGCAATTAAAACTGCTCCAGATGCGCCAGTTCCAGGCAGATGCGCCCGTTGCAACGGGTGTATTTGCCTGGAACTGGCGCATCTGCGGTGAGGGGTCGGGGAATGGCGGGGGTTTGGGCGGACACGGCCCGGAAATGGGCGACGGCCCCGCGGGACGTGGTGTCCGCGGGGCCGTCGCAAAGCTAGGTTGGCCTCGAATTTGAACCCGGCCATGAAACCGGGCCCGGCAACGAAGATTCGCCGCTCAGGTGTTGAATGCGCCCGGTACAGGGTGTGCCCGGCACCGAAACGGCTCGGGGCCCGCCCGTGAAGCCTCGCCGCTCAAGGCTGGTGCCCGGTGTCGGAAGTGCCCGGTGCCGGGCCTGCGCCGATTTTTACTCCGGCTCCGGAACCGGCAGCAGACGCGGGACGACCTTGCCGGTCGCGTTGCGCGGCAGATCATCCACGAAGTGGATGTGCTCCGGCACCGAGTGCTCCGCGAGGTTCTCGCGGACGACCTGGCGCATCTCATCCGGATCCAGCGCGTTGCCCGCCTGGTTGTCCTTGCGGATCACGAACGTGTGCAGCTCGGCGAGCAGCGTCTTCGTGTTGTTCACGCCGATGGTGTGCAGATCCTCGACACCGTCGAGGGCGCCCAGGACCTCGTCGACCTCGCGCGGGAAGGTGTTCTCGCCGCCCTTGATCACCATGTCGTCCGAACGGCCGCAAACGTAGAGGAAGCCGTCCTCGTCCATGCGGCCCAGGTCGCCGATCTCCAGCAGGCCGTCGACCGTGCGGAACTTGTCGCGCTGCGACGCCATGTAACCCGTGAACGCAAGCTCCTGGGCGGTGTGGATGCGGCCGATCTCGCCGGCCGGGACATCGTTGTCGTCGTCGTCGAGGATGCGGACGTGCGCGCCGATGGCGGGGCGGCCCGCCGAATCCGGGCGCTCCGCGAGCTCCGGGCCGGTGGCGATGGAGGTCAGGCCGGCCTCGGTCGAACCGTAGAAGTTGCAGACCACCGGGCCGAAACGCTTGGTCAGTGCGGTGACCAGCCACGCCGGGATGGCGTTGCCCGAGGAAATCATGAACTCGAACGGACCCGGGTTCGGGCGCGGGTTGGCCTCGAGCTCGTCATTGAGGATGCGGAGGAAGATCGCAGCCGACACCAGGCCGTTGACGCCGTACTTGTCGAACTGCTCCAGCGCGGCCTTCGGCTCGAACTGGCGCTGGGTGACCAGGGTCGCGCCGGTGACCATCGCGATGATGACGTTCGCCCAGCCCCAGGCGTGGAACATCGACGCGGACTGGTGGATGACCATGTTGCGGCGCCACGGAATGCGGTCCGCGATGGCGCCCAGGGTCGCCGGGGTCTTCGGCTCGTTGCGCAGCACGCCCTTCGGGATGCCCGTGGTGCCCGACGACATGATGATGATGCGGCCCTGCTTCGGGCGGGTCTCCAGCTCCGAGGTGCCGCCGGCGTCGATGAGATCCTGCATGAACAGGTAGTTCTCGGGGACCTCGGGGCGGTTGTCCTTGTCGAAGACGTGCGTGACCACGACGGTGCAGTCGCCGATGTCCTCCGGCACGCGCTCGAGGAACTCCTCGTCGACGAAGAGGTAATCGATCTTGGTCTCGTTGAGGAGGCCGGAGATCTGGTGGGCCGAGGAGCCGATGTTCATGATCATGATCTCGGAGCCCAGCAGGCCCTTGACCGCCATCGGGATGATGATGCCGCGGCCGTTGCGGGCGATGATGCCGAAGCGGGACTCGGGGCCCATGCCGCGGTCCTTGAGCGCGCGGGCCAGCGCCCACACGTCGTCGCGCAGCTCGGCGTAAGTCAGCTCGCCCTCGTCGTCGACGAGCGCGAGGCGGTCCGGGTAACGCTCGGCGCTCATGGTGATCAGGCCGCCGACCGCGAAGCGCCAGCGCCGGATGCAGTTGAGGCAGAACGGCGCGGTCTTCGGAGTCATGTAGAGGGCGCCCGTTTTGAGGAGGGGGCTCAGAGACTTCGCAACGGCCTTCACCTGGAACGGCAGCGGCAGCTTGGGTGCGGAGTTGATTTCGGCGGACATTGTCTCTGTTCCTCCAAGGAGTTTGCGGGCTGGCCGCTTCGCGGGGAAACGGTGTTCTTCTGCGTGACGTGGCGGCGCGACGTGTTGTTTGAGAGTCAAACTAATACGGATCCCGAACGAACCGCAAAAAGTGGCGCGTCGCACACGTGCTAGGTGTGTCATCTGAATTATGGGCTGGAATGTTACGCCCCGATTACGGATTGGGCGCGATGGGGGTCCGACCGGGATCCCACTGGCCCCAGTCGTCACGTGGGTGCAGGTTAGTCCACCTGCGAAGGCCGGGCGACGTATCCACCGAAATTTCCGTCACCCAACGCATCTGGCCCCTTGCCCCCGCATCGCCCCCGGTCCGCCCCCGATCCGCTCCCCGCCGCCGGTGCCCGCGCTCCGGCGGCGGGGGAGGGCATCAGCGGGCGTCCACCCCCGCGTCGTCGAGCATCGGCACGGACACCAGGGCCTCCGGCACGGCGAAGGCGTCGACGAGCACGTCGGCCCACGGCCCCAGCGAATCGACGAGGTCGTTGATCGCCGCGCGCACCGCCTTCGTGCGCAGGCCGTTCAGCACGTTCTGCTCCTGGTACCAGCCCGAGTGGTCGTTGATGACGGACAATGCGAACAGCGTGCGAATCTGCACGAACACGTCCTTCACCGGCGAGCCGTCGTCAAGCGAGGCCTCCGCCTCCACGAGCGCCTCCAGCAGCATCGCGTCGACCCGCGCCCACCCGCAGGCGATGAGGTGGTCCTGCGCGGCGTCGACGGCCGCGACGGCGTCCTCCACCTCCATCTTTTTCGCGCCGCTGAGGCGCCGCGCGAGCGACTTCAGCAGGTTCGACTCTCGGTCCTCGAAGAGCTTGACCTGGTAGCCGGCGTCGAAGATGTCGGTTTCCTCGCGGTCGGTGACGCTGTCGATGAGCGTCTGCACCGACCGGGCCAGCGGGGTGCGGCGCAGCAGGATGTCGCCGACGTTCTCGACGCCGAAGCGCAGCATGCCCATCGGGTCGAGGTCGGACAGGCCGCGCGCGTAGGCCGTGATCAGCTCCTTGCCCACCATCTGGATCAGGACGGTGTTGTCGCCCTCGAACGTGGTGAACACGTCGGAGTCGTCCTTGTGGATGGTCAGCAGGTTCTCCGCCATGTAGCCGGCGCCGCCGCAGGCCTCGCGGCACGCCTGGATGGTGTCCGTGGCGTGGCGGGTGGCGGCGGCCTTCACGGCCGCGGCGCGCGATTCCATTTCACGCTGCTTCCATTGCTGCTCGTCGGTGGGCTTTGCGACGTCCCACTCGCCGGCGGCGATCAGGCTCTCCTGCTCGTCCAGGCGGGCGATGATCTGGTTCTGCAGCAGCGCCAGGGCGTAGGAGCGGGCCAGGCGCGGCAGCAGGCGCAGACGGTGGGAGCGGTGCTCGATGAGCCGCTTCTCGTTGCCGGGCACGCCCTCGAACTGGCGGCGGCGGGTGGCGTAGCGCAGGGCGATGGTCAGCGACGATCGCGTCGCCGCGCCGGCCGCCGCGCCGACGGAGATGCGGCCGCGGATCAGCGTGCCCAGCATGGTGAAGAAGCGGCGGTTGCGCGAGTCGATCGGCGACGAGTAGTTGCCGCGCTCGTCGACGTCGCCGAAGCGGTTGAGCAGGTTCTCGCGCGGCACCCGCACGTTGTCGAACATGATCGTGCCGTTGTCCACGCCCGGCAGCCCGCCCTTGAGGCCGTGGTCGCCGAGGGTGACGCCCGGCATCGGGTTGCCGTCCTCGTCGCGGATGGGCACGAGGATGCAGTGCACCCCGTGGGATTCGGCGGGGTCGTGGTTGGCGTCGGTGGCGCTGCCGGGCGTGTGCAGCTGCGCGAACACAGCGGCCATGCGGCCGTGGCGGGCGGCGTTGCCGATGTACGTCTTCTCCGCCGCCAAGCTGGGGGAGTGGACGACGAACTCGTCGGTTTCGGCGTCGTAGGTGGCGGTGGTCAGCAGGTTCTGCACGTCGGAGCCGTGGCCGCGCTCGGTCATGGCGAAGCAGCCGAGCAGGTCCAGGTTGATGATCTGCGGCACGAGGTGCATGTGGCGCTCGCTGCCCAGCGCCTCGACCGCGCCGCCGAACAACCCCCACTGGACGCCGGACTTCACCATGACTCCGAGATCCGCGTGCCCGACCATCTCCATCCCGGTCAGGGTCGCGCCGATTTCGCCGGTGCCGCCATGGTCGGCGCTGAACACGCCCTTGGGCATGCCGGTGTCGCGGAGGCGTTCGAGCCGGGCGAGCACCGCCTCGCGGGCCTCGTCCAGCGGCAGTCCCGCCTGCGGGCGGAAGAATTCGTCGTCGAGGAAGGCCCGGACGCGTTCGCGTTCGTCGGCGTACTTGCCGTCGAGGACCTTCTGCAGTTCCTTCGCCACCGCGGGATCCGGGGTGGCGGGCAGTTTCGCGGGCCCCTTGCCCACGGTTTCGGGCTTGGACTTGCCGTCCCCGGCCTTGTCCCCGCCTCTGCCCTTGTCCCCGCCCCTGCCCTTCTCCTTGTCTTTCCCGTCGCCGACTCCCGCGTCCTCGGCGACGGCGGCGGCCGCGACCTTGTCGATGTCGTCGGCCCGTTCGGTGCTCCCCATGGCGACGTCGTCGCCGCGTCGCTCGGATCGGATGGCGTCGTCATTGGTGTCCATGACTCGAGGTTACCGACATTCGCGGCGGGGATATGTCTAATTCGACAGCTATGTGGACACGCAGGCCGCCACCTGCGCTCGGCCACGCCACCTTCGACGAGCGCCGCCAGCGCGGCATCGTCGGCCGGCCCGCACGTGCCCAGCCAACGGTCCAGCGCGTCCCGCTCGGCGGGCGTCACCCACAGGCCGTAGCGGTGCTTGACGGCGACCTGCCGGGCGACGTACTGGCAGCGGAACGCGGAGTTGGGCGGCAGCCACGTCGCGGCGTCGCCGTCGCCCTTGCGCTGGTTCGACGGCCCGTCGACGGCCATCAGGTTCAGCGGGTCATTGGCGAACGCCCGCCGCGCGTCGCCGTCGAGCCCCTGCGCGCCCTTCTGCCAGGCGTCGGACATGGCCACGATGTGGTCGATCTGCACCGCGCTCGACGTCCTCGACCCTCTCTGGAACGCGATCGCCGCGCCGGTGAACGGATCGTGCAGGGTCCCGGCCAGCGCCACGCAGTCGTTGGTGTTCGGCTTGA
This genomic stretch from Corynebacterium hansenii harbors:
- a CDS encoding acyl-CoA dehydrogenase family protein produces the protein MDTNDDAIRSERRGDDVAMGSTERADDIDKVAAAAVAEDAGVGDGKDKEKGRGGDKGRGGDKAGDGKSKPETVGKGPAKLPATPDPAVAKELQKVLDGKYADERERVRAFLDDEFFRPQAGLPLDEAREAVLARLERLRDTGMPKGVFSADHGGTGEIGATLTGMEMVGHADLGVMVKSGVQWGLFGGAVEALGSERHMHLVPQIINLDLLGCFAMTERGHGSDVQNLLTTATYDAETDEFVVHSPSLAAEKTYIGNAARHGRMAAVFAQLHTPGSATDANHDPAESHGVHCILVPIRDEDGNPMPGVTLGDHGLKGGLPGVDNGTIMFDNVRVPRENLLNRFGDVDERGNYSSPIDSRNRRFFTMLGTLIRGRISVGAAAGAATRSSLTIALRYATRRRQFEGVPGNEKRLIEHRSHRLRLLPRLARSYALALLQNQIIARLDEQESLIAAGEWDVAKPTDEQQWKQREMESRAAAVKAAATRHATDTIQACREACGGAGYMAENLLTIHKDDSDVFTTFEGDNTVLIQMVGKELITAYARGLSDLDPMGMLRFGVENVGDILLRRTPLARSVQTLIDSVTDREETDIFDAGYQVKLFEDRESNLLKSLARRLSGAKKMEVEDAVAAVDAAQDHLIACGWARVDAMLLEALVEAEASLDDGSPVKDVFVQIRTLFALSVINDHSGWYQEQNVLNGLRTKAVRAAINDLVDSLGPWADVLVDAFAVPEALVSVPMLDDAGVDAR
- a CDS encoding AMP-binding protein gives rise to the protein MSAEINSAPKLPLPFQVKAVAKSLSPLLKTGALYMTPKTAPFCLNCIRRWRFAVGGLITMSAERYPDRLALVDDEGELTYAELRDDVWALARALKDRGMGPESRFGIIARNGRGIIIPMAVKGLLGSEIMIMNIGSSAHQISGLLNETKIDYLFVDEEFLERVPEDIGDCTVVVTHVFDKDNRPEVPENYLFMQDLIDAGGTSELETRPKQGRIIIMSSGTTGIPKGVLRNEPKTPATLGAIADRIPWRRNMVIHQSASMFHAWGWANVIIAMVTGATLVTQRQFEPKAALEQFDKYGVNGLVSAAIFLRILNDELEANPRPNPGPFEFMISSGNAIPAWLVTALTKRFGPVVCNFYGSTEAGLTSIATGPELAERPDSAGRPAIGAHVRILDDDDNDVPAGEIGRIHTAQELAFTGYMASQRDKFRTVDGLLEIGDLGRMDEDGFLYVCGRSDDMVIKGGENTFPREVDEVLGALDGVEDLHTIGVNNTKTLLAELHTFVIRKDNQAGNALDPDEMRQVVRENLAEHSVPEHIHFVDDLPRNATGKVVPRLLPVPEPE
- a CDS encoding alpha/beta hydrolase family protein — translated: MNGPGTPMVDRRTVVKLLGLAAAGFAVGGVATCDGPRGVSEKDAGAAGAVRYSYGWHERQVGDLFLPQGAKRDGAGPLPLAVMIHGGGWSGFSTAASTGHMAADLARRGMAVWNIEYRGSGRGGGWPHTYVDVAAAMDHVPKLAGQADVEIDLDRVTVTGVSAGGNLAAWAAGRTMLPPEIPGSRPKFPVRNCVAICGVYDLAKAFRAGDKHIVPLLGGPPEAYPDRYRDASPVFHVDPGVRMSVLHGRNDRTVSFEQATVYADAARAAGNPVDLRILHDADHGSWGKIHGAPWALAKKAIAGQLGLSA
- a CDS encoding SDR family oxidoreductase, whose protein sequence is MDGDAGVGGGAIGSAVERAGGRPIALITGASRGIGRAVALDLGRDHHVLVGATTAEGAEAVVSELPSAEAFVADLTDPDQVAAAVARAGLDGGGAGGGVGENGGGAADAPASRKPRLDVLVHSAGIWAKSTVADADRDEWSRLLDINVVAVVDLTRRLLPALREGHGTVVAINSGSGYKSGPGLGLYSASKFALRAITDALREEERGRVRVSSVHPGRVDTDMQVQIMGADGYDGSKYVHVDSIAAAVRLCVDATDDCIVEEVTVRPRN
- a CDS encoding LysE family transporter, translated to MTVTAFLALLGVWFAAICSPGPDLLCLVRIATRSRARGLAAAAGIVAGILVWLVLTLAGLGALLAAAPWLLSVLQIAGGAYLLWLGFSALRAGVRALRGGGAPSPDPLDDAHVPAEQRPGLTGAFLQGLFTNLSNPKAVIFFGAVFTRFIEPGMGFGQQALIVAVLAACSIAWFGGVARGLGHPAFAGALHRAGPWIDAVSGAIFLILAVAVIAEGAGSL
- a CDS encoding SDR family NAD(P)-dependent oxidoreductase, with protein sequence MGKPVAVVTGASSGIGAATAAALAAAGYEVVLGARRADKLAEVARRIGDAGGTARVVELDVTDQTAVDALAAEVQSCDVLVNNAGGALGMESVEDAVEEKWRWMYDVNVLGTLRVTRALLPALKAAKGAVITIGSIAARQNYPGGAGYNAAKHGERALTEVLRQEIAADGVRVTEIDPGRVHTDFSLVRFDGDAEKAGRVYEGVESLTAEDVAEVITFVATRPAHVNIDFLQITPIDQAGNAAPKPVK